In one Nocardioides sp. NBC_00368 genomic region, the following are encoded:
- the rapZ gene encoding RNase adapter RapZ, which yields MHKGEVVVITGMTGAGRSTAAKELEDLGYYVVDNLPPSLLPQVVERVDAARGPEQPVAVVTDVRSGSFFAELEEIVAKKATGRRTTLVFLDAADDTLVRRQEAARRPHPMQRGNERLLDALERERVVLASLRGAADLVIDTTQLNVHQLTARIAEAFGTPERTTLKVSVVSFGFKYGIPVDADFMADMRFLPNPHWVPELKDGNGRDNPDVAAYVYSRPGAEEFLSGYVPVLIGVTKGYLHEGKRFMRVAIGCTGGKHRSVAMAEEISRRLRDAGLDAKAIHRDLGRE from the coding sequence ATGCACAAGGGGGAGGTCGTCGTCATCACCGGCATGACCGGTGCCGGGCGGAGCACCGCCGCCAAGGAGCTGGAGGATCTCGGCTACTACGTCGTCGACAACCTGCCGCCGAGCCTGCTGCCGCAGGTCGTCGAGCGGGTCGACGCGGCCCGGGGCCCGGAGCAGCCGGTGGCGGTCGTGACCGACGTACGTTCCGGCTCGTTCTTCGCCGAGCTCGAGGAGATCGTGGCCAAGAAGGCCACCGGGCGGCGTACGACGCTGGTGTTCCTCGACGCTGCCGACGACACGCTCGTGCGCCGTCAGGAGGCGGCCCGGCGGCCCCACCCGATGCAGCGGGGCAACGAGCGGCTGCTGGACGCGCTCGAGCGCGAGCGGGTGGTGCTGGCCAGCCTGCGCGGCGCCGCCGACCTGGTCATCGACACGACCCAGCTCAACGTGCACCAGCTCACCGCCCGGATCGCGGAGGCGTTCGGCACCCCGGAGCGGACGACCCTGAAGGTGTCGGTGGTGAGCTTCGGGTTCAAGTACGGGATCCCGGTCGACGCCGACTTCATGGCCGACATGCGGTTCCTGCCGAATCCTCACTGGGTTCCCGAACTGAAGGACGGCAACGGACGCGACAATCCCGACGTCGCCGCCTATGTCTACTCACGTCCTGGTGCGGAGGAGTTCCTGAGCGGGTATGTTCCGGTGCTCATCGGAGTGACCAAGGGCTATCTCCACGAAGGAAAGAGGTTCATGCGCGTGGCGATCGGGTGCACGGGTGGCAAGCACCGCAGCGTGGCGATGGCGGAGGAGATCTCCAGGCGGCTGCGAGATGCCGGCCTGGATGCGAAGGCGATCCACCGAGACCTCGGGCGGGAGTGA
- a CDS encoding gluconeogenesis factor YvcK family protein has protein sequence MAGADRPGADAQAVVALGGGHGLHASLSALRLLVDDLTVDDLTAIVTVADNGGSSGRLRREFGVLPPGDLRMALAALCGADRWDDTWAQVLQHRFAGEGEMRGHNLGNLLIVGLWEQLGDHVEALDWVGRLLGAKGRVLPMALVPMDIVADVRGLVPGSPEALTSVQGQVEVASTDGMIESIRLIPDNPPAAPDAVAAIREAEWVFLGPGSWFTSVLPHLMVRALREALVATSAKIVVVLNLGEQPGETTGFGPAEHLSVLLEHAPDLRIHTVLVDSSLDGLDELSRVAEKCGAQVEVADVAVGDGTPRHDPERLAAAYARVIGAG, from the coding sequence GTGGCCGGGGCCGACCGACCCGGGGCAGATGCCCAGGCTGTCGTCGCCCTGGGGGGAGGGCACGGACTCCACGCGTCGCTGAGCGCGTTGCGGCTTCTGGTCGACGACCTGACCGTCGATGACCTCACCGCGATCGTGACGGTCGCCGACAACGGCGGCTCGAGCGGCCGGCTTCGCCGCGAGTTCGGTGTGCTGCCTCCCGGCGACCTGCGGATGGCGCTGGCCGCCCTGTGCGGCGCCGACCGTTGGGACGACACCTGGGCGCAGGTGTTGCAGCACCGCTTCGCCGGCGAGGGCGAGATGCGCGGCCACAACCTCGGCAACCTGCTGATCGTGGGCCTGTGGGAGCAGCTCGGCGATCACGTCGAAGCCCTCGACTGGGTGGGCCGCCTGCTGGGCGCCAAGGGCCGCGTCCTGCCGATGGCGCTGGTGCCGATGGACATCGTCGCCGACGTACGCGGCCTGGTGCCCGGCTCTCCTGAAGCCCTCACCTCGGTGCAGGGCCAGGTCGAGGTCGCCAGCACCGACGGGATGATCGAGTCGATCCGGCTCATCCCCGACAACCCGCCGGCCGCCCCCGACGCGGTTGCGGCCATCCGTGAGGCGGAGTGGGTGTTCCTGGGCCCCGGCTCCTGGTTCACCTCGGTCCTGCCGCACCTGATGGTCCGTGCGCTGCGCGAGGCGCTGGTCGCGACCTCCGCCAAGATCGTCGTCGTGCTCAACCTCGGCGAGCAGCCGGGGGAGACGACCGGGTTCGGCCCCGCCGAGCACCTCTCGGTCCTCCTCGAGCACGCCCCCGACCTCCGCATCCACACCGTCCTCGTCGACTCTTCCCTGGACGGTCTCGACGAGCTGTCGCGGGTGGCCGAGAAGTGCGGTGCGCAGGTCGAGGTCGCCGACGTCGCCGTCGGCGACGGGACTCCTCGCCACGACCCGGAGCGGCTGGCCGCTGCGTACGCGAGGGTGATCGGGGCGGGCTAG
- the whiA gene encoding DNA-binding protein WhiA, with product MAMTGQVKAELASTQITKTCCRKAEVASTLRFAGGIHIVAGRIVVEAELDTGLAARRLKRDIADVFGHEAEVALIQASGLRKGSRYIVRVVKDGEALARQTGLLDQRGRPVRGLPPAVVSGGACDAVAAWRGAFLAHGSLTEPGRSSSMEVTCPGSESALALVGVARRIGISAKPREVRGVDRVVIRDGDAIGQLLTRLGAHESLMAWEERRMRREVRATANRLANFDDANLRRSARAAVAAGARVERALEILGDDIPDHLRQAGKLRLEHKQASLEELGQLHDPVLTKDAIAGRIRRLLAMADKRAEELGVPDTEASLTAEMLAEDA from the coding sequence ATGGCGATGACGGGACAGGTGAAGGCCGAGCTGGCCTCCACTCAGATCACCAAGACATGCTGCCGCAAGGCAGAGGTTGCCTCGACGTTGAGGTTCGCTGGGGGGATCCACATCGTGGCCGGCAGGATCGTGGTCGAGGCTGAGCTCGACACCGGTCTGGCGGCACGGAGGCTGAAGCGAGACATCGCCGACGTCTTCGGTCACGAGGCAGAGGTGGCTCTCATCCAGGCGAGCGGTCTTCGTAAGGGCAGCCGCTACATCGTGCGCGTGGTCAAGGACGGTGAGGCGCTGGCGCGCCAGACCGGACTCCTCGACCAGCGCGGCCGGCCGGTGCGGGGTCTTCCGCCTGCCGTCGTCTCGGGCGGGGCCTGCGACGCGGTCGCCGCCTGGCGCGGGGCGTTCCTGGCCCACGGCTCGCTGACCGAGCCGGGCCGCTCCTCCTCGATGGAGGTGACCTGCCCGGGTTCGGAGTCGGCCCTGGCCCTGGTCGGTGTCGCCCGTCGGATCGGCATCTCCGCCAAGCCCCGCGAGGTGCGCGGCGTGGACCGCGTCGTGATCCGCGACGGCGATGCGATCGGCCAGCTGCTGACCCGGCTCGGTGCCCACGAGTCGCTGATGGCCTGGGAGGAGCGCCGGATGCGCCGCGAGGTGCGCGCCACCGCCAACCGGCTGGCCAACTTCGACGACGCCAACCTGCGCCGTTCGGCGCGTGCCGCGGTCGCCGCCGGGGCTCGCGTCGAGCGCGCCCTGGAGATCCTCGGCGACGACATCCCCGACCACCTGCGCCAGGCCGGCAAGCTCCGTCTGGAGCACAAGCAGGCCTCGCTCGAGGAGCTCGGCCAGCTGCACGACCCGGTGCTGACCAAGGACGCCATCGCGGGCCGGATCCGCCGGCTGCTGGCGATGGCCGACAAGCGCGCCGAGGAGCTCGGCGTGCCCGACACCGAGGCGTCGCTGACCGCGGAGATGCTCGCCGAGGACGCCTAG
- the gap gene encoding type I glyceraldehyde-3-phosphate dehydrogenase, with product MTVRVGINGFGRIGRNFFRAVRASDLDIEIVGVNDLSDNATLATLLKFDSILGPLGADVSATEDAIVVDGKEIKAYAERDPANLKWADLGVDVVIESTGFFTDATKARAHVDNGGAKKVIISAPAKNEDATIVLGVNEDIYDPEAHAVISNASCTTNCLAPLAKALHEGIGINQGLMTTVHAYTADQNLQDNIHKDLRRARAAALNVVPTSTGAAKAIGLVLPELKGKLDGYALRVPVPTGSIVDLSFEASRETSVEEINSIMEKAADGKYLVYSTDPIVSSDIVTNPASSIFDAPLTKVIGNQVKVAAWYDNEWGYSNRLGDLVAYVGASL from the coding sequence GTGACAGTTCGAGTAGGCATCAACGGGTTCGGCCGGATCGGCCGCAACTTCTTCCGCGCGGTGCGCGCCTCCGACCTCGACATCGAGATCGTCGGGGTCAACGACCTCAGCGACAACGCAACCCTCGCGACGCTGCTGAAGTTCGACTCGATCCTCGGCCCGCTCGGCGCCGACGTGTCCGCCACCGAGGACGCGATCGTCGTCGACGGCAAGGAGATCAAGGCGTACGCAGAGCGTGACCCGGCCAACCTCAAGTGGGCCGACCTCGGCGTCGACGTCGTGATCGAGTCCACCGGCTTCTTCACCGACGCGACCAAGGCCCGCGCCCACGTCGACAACGGTGGCGCGAAGAAGGTCATCATCTCCGCCCCGGCGAAGAACGAGGACGCCACCATCGTGCTCGGCGTCAACGAGGACATCTACGACCCCGAGGCCCACGCGGTCATCTCCAACGCCTCCTGCACCACCAACTGCCTGGCGCCGCTGGCGAAGGCGCTGCACGAGGGCATCGGCATCAACCAGGGCCTGATGACCACGGTGCACGCCTACACCGCCGACCAGAACCTGCAGGACAACATCCACAAGGATCTGCGCCGTGCGCGCGCGGCCGCGCTCAACGTGGTGCCGACCTCGACCGGCGCCGCCAAGGCGATCGGCCTGGTGCTCCCGGAGCTGAAGGGCAAGCTCGACGGCTACGCGCTGCGTGTCCCGGTGCCGACCGGCTCGATCGTCGACCTCTCCTTCGAGGCCTCGCGCGAGACCTCGGTCGAGGAGATCAACTCGATCATGGAGAAGGCCGCCGACGGGAAGTACCTCGTCTATTCGACCGACCCGATCGTCTCGTCCGACATCGTGACCAACCCGGCGTCCTCGATCTTCGACGCTCCGCTGACCAAGGTGATCGGCAACCAGGTCAAGGTCGCGGCGTGGTACGACAACGAGTGGGGCTACTCCAACCGGCTCGGCGACCTGGTGGCGTACGTTGGCGCGAGCCTGTGA
- a CDS encoding phosphoglycerate kinase: MSLNLTQLIEQGVAGKRVLVRSDLNVPLEGTTITDDGRIRASVPTIKALADAGARVVVVAHLGRPKGEPDPAYSLAPVAKRLGELLGAEVAFATDTVGDSASSVVGGLADGQVALLENVRFNAGETSKDDIERATFAAELAALADAFVSDGFGVVHRKQASVYDVAKLLPSAQGDLVATEIEVLKRLTETPERPYVVVLGGSKVSDKLGVIDNLLGKADKLLIGGGMVFTFLKAQGYEVGQSLLEEDQILTVLGYLERAEEIGVEILLPTDVVVADSFGDEASARVVAANAIPAESLGLDIGPESAQTYAAALEGAKTVFWNGPMGVFEQAAFAEGTRTVAQALTTVDGLSVVGGGDSAAAIRQLGFSDDQFGHISTGGGASLEYLEGKTLPGVAVLDETTVVGGLG, encoded by the coding sequence ATGTCTCTGAATCTCACGCAGCTCATCGAGCAGGGAGTCGCGGGCAAGCGAGTCCTCGTGCGCTCCGACCTCAACGTCCCGCTGGAAGGCACCACGATCACCGACGACGGTCGGATCCGTGCGTCGGTGCCCACGATCAAGGCGCTGGCCGACGCCGGCGCCAGGGTCGTGGTGGTCGCCCACCTCGGTCGCCCCAAGGGTGAGCCGGACCCGGCCTACTCGCTGGCGCCGGTGGCGAAGCGCCTCGGCGAGCTGCTTGGTGCCGAGGTCGCCTTCGCGACCGACACCGTCGGCGACTCCGCCAGCTCGGTCGTCGGCGGCCTCGCCGACGGCCAGGTGGCCCTGCTGGAGAACGTACGCTTCAACGCCGGTGAGACCAGCAAGGACGACATCGAGCGGGCGACCTTCGCCGCCGAGCTCGCCGCCCTGGCCGACGCCTTCGTCTCCGACGGCTTCGGTGTGGTCCACCGCAAGCAGGCCTCGGTCTACGACGTGGCCAAGCTGCTCCCGAGCGCGCAGGGCGACCTGGTGGCCACCGAGATCGAGGTGCTCAAGCGGCTCACCGAGACTCCGGAGCGTCCCTATGTGGTCGTCCTCGGCGGCTCGAAGGTCTCCGACAAGCTCGGCGTGATCGACAACCTGCTCGGCAAGGCCGACAAGCTGCTCATCGGTGGCGGCATGGTCTTCACCTTCCTCAAGGCGCAGGGTTACGAGGTCGGTCAGTCGCTGCTCGAGGAGGACCAGATCCTCACCGTGCTCGGCTACCTCGAGCGGGCCGAGGAGATCGGCGTCGAGATCCTGCTGCCGACCGATGTCGTGGTCGCCGACTCCTTCGGCGACGAGGCCTCGGCCCGCGTGGTCGCCGCCAACGCGATCCCGGCCGAGTCTCTCGGGCTCGACATCGGTCCGGAGTCGGCCCAGACCTACGCGGCCGCTCTCGAGGGTGCCAAGACGGTCTTCTGGAACGGCCCCATGGGCGTCTTCGAGCAGGCCGCGTTCGCCGAGGGCACCCGCACGGTCGCCCAGGCGCTCACCACGGTCGACGGCCTCTCGGTCGTCGGCGGCGGTGACTCGGCCGCGGCGATCCGCCAGCTCGGGTTCTCCGACGACCAGTTCGGCCACATCTCGACCGGTGGCGGTGCCTCGCTCGAATACCTCGAGGGCAAGACGCTTCCGGGCGTCGCCGTGCTCGACGAGACCACCGTGGTCGGAGGGCTCGGCTGA
- the tpiA gene encoding triose-phosphate isomerase → MAAKKKPAAGRTPLIAGNWKMNLNHQEAVVLVQKLAWTLSDKRHDFGAVEVAVFPPFTDIRSVQTLVDGDKMRITYGAQNVSTHESGAYTGEVSASMLAKLGCSYVIVGHSERREHYGETDEIVAQKAKIALKHKITPIVCVGEGLEIRQAGNHLDHCTGQAEASLAGLTDAEVAEVVIAYEPVWAIGTGETATAQDAQEVCAGIRERLEKVYGAEVAGGVRILYGGSVKPNNVAALMQESDVDGALVGGASLSVEDFAAISRYYDLPVL, encoded by the coding sequence ATGGCGGCCAAGAAGAAGCCGGCCGCGGGTCGCACCCCGCTCATCGCGGGCAACTGGAAGATGAACCTCAACCACCAAGAAGCGGTGGTCCTGGTCCAGAAGCTCGCCTGGACGCTCTCCGACAAGCGTCACGACTTCGGGGCCGTCGAGGTGGCGGTCTTCCCGCCGTTCACCGACATCCGTTCGGTGCAGACGCTGGTCGACGGCGACAAGATGCGGATCACCTACGGTGCGCAGAACGTCTCGACCCACGAGTCCGGCGCCTACACCGGTGAGGTCTCGGCCTCGATGCTGGCCAAGCTCGGCTGCTCCTACGTGATCGTGGGCCACTCCGAGCGTCGTGAGCACTACGGCGAGACCGACGAGATCGTGGCCCAGAAGGCGAAGATCGCGCTCAAGCACAAGATCACCCCGATCGTCTGCGTCGGCGAGGGCCTCGAGATCCGCCAGGCCGGCAACCACCTCGACCACTGCACCGGCCAGGCCGAGGCTTCGCTGGCCGGTCTCACCGACGCCGAGGTCGCCGAGGTGGTGATCGCCTACGAACCGGTCTGGGCGATCGGCACGGGGGAGACCGCCACCGCTCAGGACGCCCAGGAGGTCTGCGCCGGCATCCGCGAGCGGCTCGAGAAGGTCTACGGGGCCGAGGTGGCCGGTGGCGTACGCATCCTCTACGGCGGCTCCGTGAAGCCCAACAACGTGGCCGCGCTGATGCAGGAGAGCGACGTCGATGGTGCCCTCGTCGGCGGTGCGAGCCTCTCGGTGGAGGACTTCGCGGCGATCTCGCGCTATTACGACCTACCGGTGCTGTAG
- the secG gene encoding preprotein translocase subunit SecG, producing the protein MELLFTIILVIASALMILLVLLHKGRGGGLSDMFGGGVSSSLGGSSVVERNLDRLTIGIGVIWFACVIALGLLMAY; encoded by the coding sequence GTGGAACTTCTCTTCACCATCATCCTGGTCATCGCGAGCGCGCTGATGATCCTGCTCGTGCTGCTCCACAAGGGCCGCGGTGGCGGACTCTCCGACATGTTCGGCGGTGGCGTCTCGAGCTCGCTGGGTGGATCCTCGGTCGTGGAGCGCAACCTCGACCGGCTCACCATCGGTATCGGTGTGATCTGGTTCGCCTGTGTGATCGCGCTCGGCCTGCTGATGGCCTACTGA
- a CDS encoding RNA polymerase-binding protein RbpA, with amino-acid sequence MAGGGNAIRGSRVGAGPMGEAERGEAAPRKAVTYFCANAHRSVITFAVEATPPDSWDCPKCGLPAGLDEENAPPAPKIEPYKTHLAYVKERRSDAEAEDILEEAIALLRSRRKSGEIIF; translated from the coding sequence ATGGCAGGTGGAGGGAACGCGATTCGGGGCTCCCGGGTCGGTGCTGGGCCGATGGGTGAGGCGGAGCGCGGCGAAGCTGCGCCACGAAAGGCCGTCACCTACTTCTGCGCCAACGCACATCGCTCGGTCATCACCTTCGCCGTCGAGGCGACGCCACCGGACTCCTGGGACTGCCCCAAGTGTGGGCTCCCCGCGGGTCTCGACGAGGAGAACGCGCCCCCGGCGCCGAAGATCGAGCCTTACAAGACGCACCTCGCCTACGTGAAGGAGCGCCGCTCCGACGCCGAGGCCGAGGACATCCTGGAGGAGGCCATCGCCCTGCTCCGCTCCCGCCGCAAATCCGGCGAGATCATCTTCTGA
- a CDS encoding type IV toxin-antitoxin system AbiEi family antitoxin domain-containing protein, with protein MDINEMLFNGSLGSTFPLPATEPFTFKMAREAGISRRRLSTLLETGLVRRPIKGVYLATEAGDSLAVRAACLRLVAPTDCIVVDRHAGWLLGAEMILAPGEHLSLRPLSFFRPAGRGRLRNDIASSGERDVKDAETIEVGGLRVTTALRTAWDLGRVRWPDEAIAGMSMMHRLGAYEPGEFVEGIEQFRGQRWVTTLRGVGPLADGRFESPPEAVLGLRCHQARFPMTPQVEILTVTGEFVARLDLANEDLLAAVEYDGAEWHSSPGQQVRDRERRLDVCREGWLVEAFTKGDLFTRTGDADVRIRQLHHRALRRRGGRLAS; from the coding sequence ATGGACATCAACGAGATGCTGTTCAACGGAAGCCTCGGGAGCACCTTCCCGTTGCCGGCGACCGAGCCCTTCACCTTCAAGATGGCCCGCGAAGCGGGGATCTCACGGAGGCGGCTAAGCACGCTTCTCGAGACGGGCCTGGTACGCCGCCCCATCAAGGGCGTGTATCTGGCCACCGAGGCGGGCGACTCCCTGGCCGTCCGCGCCGCGTGCTTGAGACTGGTCGCACCCACCGACTGCATCGTCGTCGACCGACATGCCGGCTGGCTCCTCGGAGCCGAGATGATCCTCGCTCCCGGCGAGCACCTCAGCCTTCGGCCGCTCTCGTTCTTCCGCCCGGCCGGTCGCGGCCGGCTCCGCAACGACATCGCCAGTAGCGGGGAACGCGACGTGAAGGACGCTGAGACGATCGAGGTCGGTGGCCTGCGGGTCACCACTGCGCTGCGTACTGCCTGGGATCTCGGGCGCGTCCGCTGGCCTGACGAGGCGATCGCCGGGATGTCGATGATGCACCGGCTCGGTGCGTACGAACCCGGCGAGTTCGTCGAGGGAATCGAACAGTTCCGCGGTCAGCGATGGGTCACCACGCTTCGTGGTGTCGGTCCGCTGGCGGACGGTCGGTTCGAGTCACCTCCCGAGGCGGTGCTCGGTCTGCGCTGCCATCAAGCCCGGTTTCCGATGACGCCGCAGGTCGAGATCCTCACCGTGACCGGGGAGTTCGTCGCCCGCCTCGATCTGGCGAACGAGGACCTTCTCGCTGCCGTCGAGTACGACGGCGCGGAGTGGCACTCCTCCCCCGGCCAGCAGGTACGTGACCGGGAACGGCGTCTGGACGTGTGCCGAGAAGGATGGCTGGTCGAGGCTTTCACGAAGGGCGACCTCTTCACGCGGACCGGAGACGCCGACGTACGCATTCGGCAACTGCACCATCGGGCGCTCCGGCGGCGCGGTGGACGACTGGCGAGCTGA